A genomic stretch from Pseudomonas mendocina includes:
- the mrcB gene encoding penicillin-binding protein 1B: protein MTRTRSSRPKSKRRSGGMRPWLGWFLKLGLVGLVVLAVFAVYLDAVVQEKFSGKRWTVPAKVYARPLELFVGEKLAKDDFLKELDALGYRREASVSGPGGVSVAGNAIELHSRGFQFYDGMEPSQRVRVRFSGDYVAGLTKANGENLAVARLEPMLIGGLYPAHQEDRLLIQLDQVPPYLIETLVAVEDREFFNHFGVSPKGIARAMWINATAGQLRQGGSTLTQQLVKNFYLTNERSLSRKATEAMMAVLLELHYDKREILEAYLNEVFLGQDGQRAVHGFGLASQYFFSQPLSELKLDQVALLVGMVKGPTYYNPRRNPERALERRNLVLDLLAEQGVASAEEVNAAKQKPLGITPRGSMADSSFPAFLDLVKRQLREDYQEQDLTEEGLRIFTSFDPIIQLKAEAALADTLKRLAGRKGVEHVEAGMVVTSPESGEIQAVIGSRQPRFAGFNRALDAVRPIGSLIKPAIYLTALERPSRYTLTSFVEDQPFTIKSGGQSWTPQNYDRKAHGSIFLYKGLVNSYNLSTARLGMELGVPEVLKTLGRMGAQQDWPAYPSMLLGAGGMSPIGVAGMYQTLANGGFNTPLRGIRSVLTANGEPLKRYPFQIQQRFDSGAIYLLQNAMRKTMSEGTGRSVYNQLPRSVALAGKTGTSNDSRDSWFAGFSQDLLAVVWLGRDDNGPTLLTGATGALQVWTDFMRRADPLPLDMPLPDNVVMAWVDANTGQGSDQSCPNAVQMPYIRGSQPPAGPGCGIQAPVNEVMDWVRGWLD from the coding sequence ATGACACGTACTCGATCTTCCCGTCCCAAATCTAAACGTCGCTCAGGCGGCATGCGCCCTTGGCTTGGCTGGTTTTTAAAACTCGGCTTGGTAGGCTTGGTGGTGCTCGCCGTATTTGCGGTTTATCTCGATGCAGTTGTGCAGGAAAAGTTTTCCGGCAAGCGGTGGACTGTCCCTGCAAAGGTGTATGCCCGACCTCTTGAACTCTTTGTAGGTGAGAAGCTCGCCAAGGATGACTTCCTGAAAGAGTTGGATGCCCTAGGCTACCGGCGCGAAGCATCTGTCTCAGGGCCGGGTGGTGTTTCAGTGGCTGGCAACGCCATTGAATTGCACTCCCGTGGTTTTCAGTTCTATGACGGTATGGAGCCGTCTCAACGTGTGCGAGTTCGTTTTTCAGGCGACTATGTGGCGGGGTTAACTAAGGCTAATGGTGAAAACCTAGCGGTAGCCCGCCTAGAGCCGATGTTGATTGGTGGGCTGTATCCGGCTCATCAGGAAGATCGGCTGTTGATTCAGTTGGATCAGGTACCCCCTTATCTAATCGAAACACTGGTGGCTGTCGAAGACCGGGAGTTCTTCAACCACTTTGGTGTTTCACCCAAGGGAATCGCCCGTGCCATGTGGATTAACGCCACAGCAGGGCAGCTTCGTCAGGGTGGTAGTACCCTGACTCAGCAGTTGGTTAAGAACTTCTACCTGACCAATGAGCGTAGCCTCAGTCGCAAAGCCACAGAAGCCATGATGGCGGTGTTGCTTGAGTTGCATTACGACAAGCGAGAAATTCTTGAGGCCTACTTGAATGAGGTGTTCCTCGGTCAGGACGGGCAACGCGCTGTGCATGGCTTCGGTCTGGCCAGCCAATACTTCTTCAGTCAGCCGTTATCCGAGTTGAAGCTGGATCAGGTTGCGCTGCTCGTTGGTATGGTTAAGGGGCCGACTTACTACAATCCGCGGCGTAATCCAGAGCGCGCGCTTGAACGGCGTAACTTGGTGCTCGACCTTCTGGCTGAGCAGGGCGTTGCCAGCGCTGAAGAGGTCAACGCAGCAAAACAAAAACCGCTGGGCATTACACCCCGTGGCAGCATGGCCGACAGCTCGTTCCCAGCCTTTCTTGATTTGGTCAAGCGTCAGCTACGCGAGGACTATCAGGAGCAGGATCTTACAGAAGAAGGCTTGCGCATCTTTACCAGTTTTGACCCCATTATCCAGCTCAAAGCTGAAGCTGCTCTGGCTGATACGCTTAAGCGTTTGGCCGGTCGCAAAGGTGTCGAGCATGTAGAAGCAGGGATGGTGGTAACAAGCCCAGAGAGTGGTGAAATTCAGGCTGTCATTGGTAGCCGTCAACCGCGCTTCGCAGGCTTCAACCGTGCTTTGGATGCTGTACGGCCGATTGGTTCTTTGATTAAACCTGCAATCTATCTCACGGCACTTGAGCGTCCTAGTCGTTACACCTTAACCAGTTTTGTTGAGGATCAGCCGTTTACTATCAAGTCGGGCGGTCAGTCGTGGACGCCACAGAACTACGACCGCAAGGCGCATGGTTCGATCTTTTTGTATAAGGGGCTGGTCAACTCTTACAACCTTTCTACTGCCCGATTGGGGATGGAGTTGGGTGTTCCTGAGGTGCTGAAAACCCTGGGCCGAATGGGGGCGCAACAGGACTGGCCGGCCTATCCGTCTATGTTGTTGGGTGCCGGGGGCATGAGTCCGATTGGTGTGGCTGGCATGTATCAGACACTGGCTAATGGTGGCTTCAATACGCCTCTGCGTGGTATCCGGAGTGTGTTAACGGCGAATGGTGAACCGCTTAAGCGTTATCCGTTTCAGATTCAGCAACGCTTCGATAGTGGTGCAATCTATTTATTACAGAACGCCATGCGTAAAACCATGTCAGAGGGCACTGGGCGATCGGTATACAACCAATTGCCACGATCTGTAGCGTTGGCGGGTAAAACGGGTACCAGTAACGATTCCCGTGACAGTTGGTTTGCTGGCTTTAGTCAGGATTTGCTCGCAGTGGTTTGGCTTGGTCGTGATGACAACGGTCCGACACTGTTGACCGGTGCAACCGGGGCGCTACAAGTCTGGACAGATTTTATGCGTAGGGCAGACCCACTACCGCTGGATATGCCGCTACCTGATAATGTCGTGATGGCGTGGGTAGATGCAAATACCGGGCAAGGCAGTGATCAAAGTTGCCCAAATGCAGTGCAGATGCCTTACATTCGCGGCAGCCAGCCGCCGGCCGGGCCTGGTTGTGGTATTCAGGCGCCTGTGAATGAGGTAATGGATTGGGTTCGCGGCTGGTTGGACTAA
- a CDS encoding tetratricopeptide repeat protein: MSKWLVPVVTASLVLAGCSSVPPGSIPVVDGSTPVSGAQRSSSTGYTAAQSQAQSQSIPEDSGVVVMVPGGTSTAPIQTFPAATSGAPLDAGSTTQPWSAGTSAAPASNYSAPAPTGIPSTALAVDEQLDGPVLALLTTAQQLQGSGDLDGAASNLERAQRIAPREPQVLYHLAEVRLAQGDAAQAEQFARRGLSYANGRPALQASLWNLIAQARERQGDAAGAAQAREQARVSS; this comes from the coding sequence GTGAGTAAATGGTTGGTTCCAGTAGTGACGGCCTCGTTGGTTCTGGCGGGCTGTAGCAGTGTCCCGCCCGGATCTATTCCTGTGGTGGATGGAAGTACGCCGGTATCGGGCGCTCAGCGCTCCTCTTCAACGGGTTATACCGCCGCTCAGTCGCAAGCTCAGTCTCAGTCGATACCTGAAGATTCTGGTGTGGTTGTCATGGTGCCAGGTGGCACTAGCACTGCTCCGATTCAGACTTTCCCAGCAGCTACCAGTGGTGCGCCGCTGGATGCGGGTTCAACCACTCAGCCGTGGTCTGCCGGTACATCTGCAGCGCCTGCAAGCAATTACAGCGCGCCTGCGCCGACAGGTATCCCTAGTACGGCACTCGCTGTTGACGAACAGCTTGATGGGCCGGTTCTGGCTTTGTTGACCACCGCTCAGCAGTTGCAAGGCAGTGGTGACCTGGATGGCGCTGCCTCGAACCTTGAGCGTGCTCAGCGTATTGCTCCCCGTGAGCCGCAAGTGCTTTATCACTTGGCGGAGGTTCGGCTAGCGCAGGGTGATGCGGCCCAAGCTGAACAGTTTGCTCGACGTGGACTGAGCTACGCCAATGGGCGTCCGGCTTTGCAGGCCAGCCTATGGAATCTTATCGCCCAAGCCCGCGAACGCCAGGGCGATGCTGCAGGGGCGGCTCAGGCACGTGAACAAGCGCGGGTAAGCTCCTAA
- a CDS encoding YqcC family protein, with protein MDQRIQQITDQLLLIERELRVQGWWKEESPDEEALASPEPFCVDLMDFDQWLQWIFLPRMKSIIEAGEALPSVSGIKPMAEQVFIEEPSRAAELIRLLGEFDQIITGGAG; from the coding sequence ATGGATCAGCGTATACAGCAAATCACGGATCAGTTGCTGCTCATCGAGCGAGAGTTACGCGTACAGGGCTGGTGGAAAGAGGAGTCTCCTGATGAGGAGGCGCTTGCTAGTCCTGAGCCATTCTGTGTTGATCTCATGGATTTTGATCAGTGGCTACAGTGGATTTTCCTGCCTCGCATGAAGTCAATCATTGAGGCGGGAGAGGCTCTGCCATCGGTATCCGGAATCAAGCCTATGGCAGAGCAGGTATTCATTGAGGAGCCGTCACGCGCGGCGGAGCTGATCCGTCTGCTTGGGGAATTTGATCAGATCATTACAGGCGGGGCTGGCTAA
- a CDS encoding DUF4124 domain-containing protein, whose amino-acid sequence MRRMIVVSSLLLSLSASVMAGQVYKWVDAQGVTHFGAQPPQGQASTSINVSVPQPKQPTLEPKAAPTFDEIADPQQAEIDKKVKAEVAAKEAERKQYCQDARQNLAQLENNPHLRIDVGGEIKRLSEDERQSRISDLRKSIGEHCK is encoded by the coding sequence ATGCGTCGCATGATTGTTGTCAGCAGCCTGCTACTGAGTCTGAGCGCCAGTGTCATGGCCGGACAGGTTTACAAATGGGTGGATGCACAAGGTGTAACCCACTTCGGCGCACAACCACCCCAAGGGCAGGCGTCAACTAGCATCAATGTGTCTGTGCCACAGCCTAAACAGCCTACGCTCGAACCCAAAGCGGCGCCGACATTCGACGAGATTGCCGACCCGCAGCAAGCCGAAATCGACAAGAAGGTCAAAGCTGAGGTTGCCGCCAAAGAAGCTGAGCGCAAGCAATACTGCCAGGATGCCCGACAGAATCTGGCGCAACTTGAGAATAATCCCCACCTACGAATCGATGTGGGCGGCGAGATCAAGCGACTCAGTGAAGATGAGCGTCAATCCCGCATTAGCGATCTGCGCAAGTCAATTGGCGAGCACTGCAAATAA
- a CDS encoding acetolactate synthase 3 large subunit → MELLSGAEMVVRSLRDEGVKYIYGYPGGALLHIYDALFKQDEVTHILVRHEQAATHMADGYARATGKAGVVLVTSGPGATNAITGIATAYMDSIPMVIISGQVNSSMVGTDAFQETDMVGISRPIVKHSFIIKHPSEIPEVIKKAFYIAQSGRPGPVVIDIPKDMGDPTQKFEYSYPKKVKLRSYSPALRGHSGQIRKAAEMLLAAKRPIIYSGGGVIMGNASEPLTEVARMLNVPVTNTLMGLGGYPGTDRQFVGMLGMHGSYTANLAMHHADVIFAVGARFDDRVINGETAAKFCPNAKIIHVDIDPASISKTVKADIPIVGPVDSVLTEMVAILKEIGETPNKEVQAAWWKQIDEWRGDRGLFPYNKGDGSIIKPQTVIETLCEVTNGDAFVASDVGQHQMFAAQYYRFNKPNRWINSGGLGTMGFGFPAAMGVKMNFPDADVACVTGEGSIQMNIQELSTCLQYDLPVKIINLNNGALGMVRQWQDMQYNSRYSHSYMESLPDFVKLAEAYGHVGIRITDLKDLKPKMEEAFSLKNRLVFLDIQVDTSEHVYPMQIRGGTMRDMWLSKTERT, encoded by the coding sequence GTGGAGCTTTTATCTGGCGCTGAAATGGTCGTCCGCTCGTTGCGTGACGAAGGCGTTAAGTACATCTATGGGTATCCAGGTGGTGCCCTTCTGCATATTTACGACGCTCTGTTCAAACAGGATGAAGTAACTCACATCCTGGTGCGTCACGAGCAGGCTGCTACTCACATGGCTGATGGTTATGCCCGTGCAACCGGTAAAGCCGGTGTTGTACTGGTGACATCTGGCCCGGGTGCGACCAATGCCATCACAGGTATTGCCACTGCCTACATGGATTCCATCCCGATGGTTATCATCTCGGGGCAGGTGAATAGCAGCATGGTGGGTACGGATGCATTCCAGGAAACCGACATGGTCGGTATTTCCCGTCCGATCGTGAAGCACAGCTTCATCATCAAGCATCCTTCGGAAATCCCAGAAGTTATCAAAAAGGCGTTCTATATCGCCCAGTCTGGCCGTCCAGGTCCTGTGGTGATTGATATTCCAAAAGATATGGGTGATCCGACTCAAAAGTTCGAGTACTCGTATCCGAAAAAAGTGAAGCTGCGCTCCTACAGCCCAGCCCTGCGTGGCCATTCAGGTCAGATTCGCAAAGCGGCTGAAATGCTGTTGGCGGCTAAACGCCCGATCATCTACTCCGGTGGCGGCGTGATTATGGGTAATGCTTCTGAGCCGCTGACAGAAGTTGCGCGTATGCTCAATGTACCCGTAACCAACACCCTGATGGGCTTGGGTGGGTATCCGGGTACTGACCGTCAGTTCGTTGGTATGTTGGGGATGCACGGTAGCTACACCGCGAACCTGGCCATGCACCATGCTGATGTTATCTTTGCAGTCGGTGCTCGTTTCGATGACCGTGTAATCAATGGCGAGACAGCGGCCAAGTTCTGCCCGAATGCCAAAATCATTCACGTCGACATTGACCCTGCATCCATTTCCAAAACGGTAAAAGCCGACATTCCAATTGTTGGTCCAGTCGACAGCGTGCTGACCGAGATGGTCGCAATTCTTAAAGAAATCGGTGAAACCCCGAATAAAGAAGTGCAGGCTGCCTGGTGGAAGCAAATTGATGAGTGGCGCGGTGATCGCGGACTGTTCCCTTACAACAAGGGCGATGGCAGCATCATCAAGCCACAAACTGTTATCGAAACACTGTGTGAAGTCACCAACGGCGATGCATTCGTTGCCTCTGATGTTGGTCAGCACCAGATGTTTGCTGCTCAGTACTACCGTTTTAACAAGCCAAACCGCTGGATCAACTCGGGCGGTCTAGGCACCATGGGCTTTGGTTTCCCTGCGGCCATGGGGGTTAAAATGAATTTCCCGGATGCTGACGTAGCCTGTGTGACGGGTGAGGGCAGTATCCAGATGAATATTCAGGAGCTGTCGACTTGCCTGCAATACGATCTGCCGGTCAAGATCATCAACCTGAATAATGGTGCGCTGGGCATGGTTCGCCAATGGCAGGACATGCAATACAACAGCCGTTACTCCCACTCCTACATGGAATCCCTGCCTGACTTCGTCAAGTTGGCTGAGGCTTATGGTCATGTCGGTATCCGTATTACGGATCTGAAAGACCTGAAGCCGAAAATGGAAGAGGCATTTTCTCTGAAAAACCGCTTGGTCTTCCTTGATATCCAAGTAGATACCAGTGAGCACGTCTACCCAATGCAGATTCGCGGCGGAACAATGCGTGACATGTGGCTGAGCAAGACGGAGCGTACCTGA
- the ilvN gene encoding acetolactate synthase small subunit produces the protein MRHIISLLLENEPGALSRVVGLFSQRNYNIESLTVAPTEDPTLSRLTLTTVGQDEVIEQITKNLNKLIEVVKLVDLSESAHVERELMLVKVKATGAQRAEVKRTTDIFRGQIVDVTSSVYTIQLAGTSDKLDSFIQAIGTTSILETVRSGVTGIARGDKVLSI, from the coding sequence ATGCGACACATTATTTCTCTGCTGCTGGAAAACGAACCAGGTGCGTTGTCTCGTGTTGTGGGGTTGTTCTCCCAGCGTAACTACAACATCGAAAGCCTGACCGTGGCACCGACTGAAGACCCGACGCTGTCGCGTCTGACGCTGACCACTGTTGGTCAAGATGAAGTGATTGAGCAGATCACCAAGAACCTCAATAAGTTGATTGAGGTAGTAAAGCTGGTTGATCTGTCGGAAAGCGCTCACGTTGAACGCGAATTGATGTTGGTAAAAGTTAAGGCCACTGGCGCTCAGCGTGCTGAGGTCAAACGCACTACCGACATCTTTCGTGGACAGATCGTTGATGTGACAAGCAGCGTGTACACCATCCAGTTGGCCGGCACTAGCGACAAGCTGGACAGCTTTATCCAGGCCATCGGCACGACGTCGATTCTGGAAACCGTACGCAGTGGCGTAACGGGCATTGCTCGTGGCGATAAAGTACTTAGCATTTAA